One genomic segment of Arachis duranensis cultivar V14167 chromosome 4, aradu.V14167.gnm2.J7QH, whole genome shotgun sequence includes these proteins:
- the LOC107482694 gene encoding putative E3 ubiquitin-protein ligase RF298, which yields MASLVASQMSPSVSVKEKGSRNKRKFRTDPPLGEPNNIVPSPQHESISYEFSAEKFETTAGHEESSVFDPSSVNQDHSNALKLELGLSSPVVSSEVGISQPKEEHEVDELSDADWSDLTEVQLEELLLSNLDTIFKSAIKKIVASGYTEEVATKSILRSGICYGCKDTVSNIVDNTLSLLRNGQEMDPSQEHGFEDLVQLEKYMLAELICVLREVRPFFSTGDAMWCLLICDMNVSHACAMDTDPLGSDSMVDGCSSVQPESQSNIEAKGAELTLPSPCKSASSTEKSDVAGDSVANNSKNFQILDELLEKESADAECSNVGTSQSPLLEEKCGSVRKVNSTGSKRDYILQQKSFHVEKGCRTHGSKGSSRGGKGSGLSSLILERKLKSISEATAISLKSASLKISKAMGIDVTQDNLNPNPITVSSDSTDTVSWSTDTLSLIPAADTIPTVTVPTALSATDTDLSLSLCSQSKSSTTPLCCNNETPNDSCTGILFDKSLGQWTPQDRKDEMIMKLIPRVQELQNQLQEWTEWANQKVMQAARRLSKDKAELKTLRQEKDEVELLKKEKQTLEENTMKKLSEMENALRKASRQVERANAAVRKLEVENAMLRREMEAAKLRAAESATSCQEISRREKKTQIKFQSREKQKSLFQEELMTVKCKLAQLQQVLEQAKVQQEQAEARWEQAAKAKDELLLQASSIRKEREQIEESTKSKEEMIKSKAEIDLQRNSDDIQKLEKEIAQMRLKTDSFKIAALRKGIDGSHNGGYTDMKNSTYMEESKSSCISELVTSLSDYSLMVGVKRERECVMCLSEEMSVVFLPCAHQVVCTTCNELHEKQGMQDCPSCRSPIHRRISVRYAHT from the exons TCAGAACTGATCCACCTTTAGGGGAACCAAATAACATTGTTCCTTCGCCTCAACATGAAAGCATTAGTTATGAATTCTCTGCCGAAAAATTCGAAACAACAGCAGGTCATGAGGAATCCTCAGTTTTTGACCCGTCCAGTGTTAATCAAGATCATTCTAATGCATTGAAGCTTGAACTTGGATTGTCTAGTCCTGTGGTTTCTTCAGAAGTTGGGATTAGCCAACCCAAGGAGGAGCATGAGGTGGATGAATTGAGTGATGCTGATTGGAGTGATCTCACAGAAGTGCAATTGGAAGAACTTCTCTTGAGCAATTTGGACACCATTTTTAAGAGCGCAATAAAAAAGATTGTTGCAAGTGGATACACCGAAGAAGTTGCTACAAAATCCATCTTAAGGTCTGGCATCTGTTATGGATGTAAAGATACTGTATCGAATATAGTTGATAATACGTTATCATTGCTAAGAAATGGACAAGAGATGGATCCTTCACAAGAGCATGGTTTTGAGGATTTAGTCCAGCTAGAGAAGTACATGTTGGCTGAATTAATTTGTGTGCTTCGGGAGGTTCGACCATTCTTTAGTACTGGGGATGCAATGTGGTGCCTGTTAATTTGTGACATGAATGTTTCACATGCTTGTGCAATGGACACCGACCCTTTAGGTAGTGATAGCATGGTTGATGGTTGTTCTTCTGTTCAACCCGAATCGCAATCAAATATAGAAGCAAAAGGTGCTGAATTGACCCTTCCAAGTCCTTGTAAATCTGCTTCCTCAACTGAGAAATCAGATGTGGCTGGAGATTCTGTTGCAAACAACTCaaagaattttcaaattcttgatGAACTCTTGGAGAAAGAGAGCGCTGATGCTGAATGTAGTAATGTTGGAACATCTCAGTCCCCCCTATTAGAAGAAAAGTGTGGTAGTGTTAGGAAGGTAAATTCCACTGGTTCCAAGAGGGATTACATTCTTCAACAGAAGTCATTCCATGTTGAAAAAGGTTGTCGGACACATGGATCTAAAGGGTCTTCAAGAGGAGGAAAGGGAAGTGGTTTGAGTAGTTTAATCTTGGAGAGAAAACTTAAATCCATTTCAGAAGCTACTGCAATAAGCTTAAAGAGTGCATCCTTAAAGATAAGTAAGGCAATGGGAATTGATGTGACCCAAGACAATCTTAATCCTAACCCCATCACAGTGAGCTCTGATTCTACTGATACTGTTTCTTGGTCAACGGATACGTTGTCTCTAATACCTGCAGCAGATACTATACCTACAGTCACTGTCCCAACTGCATTATCTGCCACAGATACCGACCTTTCTCTTTCATTGTGCTCCCAAAGCAAGTCTTCTACAACGCCATTATGTTGCAATAATGAGACTCCTAACGATAGTTGTACAGGGATACTATTTGACAAGTCCCTGGGGCAATGGACACCGCAAGATAGAAAGGATGAGATGATTATGAAGTTGATTCCGAGGGTACAAGAGCTGCAAAATCAGCTTCAAGAATGGACTGAATGGGCGAATCAGAAGGTTATGCAGGCTGCTCGTCGGCTGAGTAAGGACAAGGCTGAGCTCAAGACACTAAGGCAAGAGAAAGACGAAGTTGAACTTCTAAAAAAAGAGAAGCAAACTCTTGAGGAAAACACCATGAAGAAGCTTTCTGAGATGGAAAATGCCTTGCGCAAAGCAAGCAGGCAGGTAGAACGAGCTAATGCTGCTGTCCGGAAGCTTGAGGTGGAGAATGCTATGCTGAGGCGAGAGATGGAGGCTGCTAAGTTACGTGCGGCAGAATCGGCCACAAGCTGTCAAGAGATCTCAAGGAGGGAAAAGAAGACTCAAATAAAGTTTCAGTCACGGGAGAAGCAGAAATCTTTATTTCAGGAAGAGCTAATGACGGTAAAGTGCAAATTAGCCCAACTACAGCAGGTTTTGGAGCAAGCTAAAGTACAACAAGAGCAAGCTGAG GCTAGATGGGAGCAGGCAGCAAAGGCAAAAGATGAACTTCTCCTTCAGGCAAGTTCTATAAGAAAGGAAAGAGAGCAAATTGAAGAGTCCACAAAATCCAAGGAAGAGATGATCAAATCAAAAGCAGAAATAGATTTGCAAAGGAACAGTGATGATATCCAAAAGCTCGAAAAAGAAATCGCGCAAATGAGGCTAAAGACTGACTCTTTCAAAATTGCTGCACTGAGAAAGGGAATCGATGGAAGCCACAACGGCGGCTATACAGACATGAAAAACAGCACTTATATGGAAGAATCAAAGAGTTCTTGTATCTCAGAACTGGTTACTAGTTTAAGTGACTACTCCTTGATGGTTGGTGTGAAACGAGAGAGGGAATGTGTGATGTGCCTTTCCGAGGAGATGTCGGTCGTGTTCCTCCCCTGTGCTCATCAGGTGGTTTGCACTACATGCAATGAACTGCATGAGAAACAGGGTATGCAAGATTGCCCTTCTTGCCGGAGTCCCATTCACCGGCGAATTTCTGTTCGTTATGCtcatacttaa